AGCCCCACGTGATAGCGGCCGATCTGCTCGCCGCGCCGTCCCTGCTCAGTCACATCGGCGAGCAGCGCTTTCTCGCATGTCCGCTGCATGGCGCCGAACGCGCCCATCGCGATCTGCAGCGCATACACCTGCCAAATATCGGTGACAAGCGGAAACGCAAGAAACAGAAGGGACGTCCCCCATGCGCTGACAAGCAGAAAGATCCGGCGGCCGTAGCGGTCGGATGACTTGCCGAACCACCAGTTCAAGTACGCCGAGCAGAGTGTAAATAAGCCGTACGCTATCCCGTATTGCGTAAAGTCGCCGCCGATCTCCTTCACGAAAATCAAAT
This is a stretch of genomic DNA from Paenibacillus sp. sptzw28. It encodes these proteins:
- a CDS encoding MFS transporter encodes the protein MTIKTRIRENSALRWMMLSQSMMTFGSGIVFPFYLIFVKEIGGDFTQYGIAYGLFTLCSAYLNWWFGKSSDRYGRRIFLLVSAWGTSLLFLAFPLVTDIWQVYALQIAMGAFGAMQRTCEKALLADVTEQGRRGEQIGRYHVGLSIFSGIAVIAGGFLIDLFTLDVMFYIGSLILFVSGLMLARVKVV